Proteins encoded together in one Glandiceps talaboti chromosome 11, keGlaTala1.1, whole genome shotgun sequence window:
- the LOC144442648 gene encoding 3 beta-hydroxysteroid dehydrogenase/Delta 5-->4-isomerase type 1-like, with amino-acid sequence MERPSLQSGDAVIVTGGAGFLGQHIVRLLLTKCDDVSEIITVDVQPFKWIAGLEPETKNAKLRHYQCDLTKFENIDRICKNTNVDVIFNTAAYVDVGTAQDRTKMYAVNVKVVENMVRACISNNINILVQTSSQDVAVGFEPIRNVNDATAKTPNKFLYYYAKTKYEGEKVVLDANKATLRNGGFLRTIALRPCPIYGEGDQHGVTAGIRSAHDNKGIMVRFGDPQAVFQEAYAGNVAWAHLLAMRKLKAVVRQDILGEDVDATSVDGKAFFIMDDTPPQNVFDFCKPFIEARGHKVSNYSIPFWVMYLVALFLEIFCFLLSPIKRIKIPFTRGSLYYMKHDHYFNYSGARKHLDYHPIYTPEEAKQRSMVFYKAIKFD; translated from the coding sequence ATGGAGCGACCATCCCTTCAAAGTGGTGATGCTGTCATAGTGACAGGTGGGGCCGGATTTCTTGGGCAGCACATCGTTCGACTACTGTTAACGAAGTGTGATGATGTTTCTGAAATAATCACCGTGGACGTACAGCCGTTTAAATGGATCGCTGGACTTGAACCCGAAACAAAGAACGCCAAGCTTCGTCATTATCAATGCGATCTtaccaagtttgaaaacatCGACAGaatttgtaaaaatacaaatgtcgACGTTATCTTCAACACAGCTGCCTACGTAGATGTTGGTACAGCACAAGACAGAACGAAGATGTACGCCGTAAATGTTAAAGTCGTTGAAAATATGGTAAGGGCCTGCATCAGTAATAACATCAACATCTTAGTACAAACAAGTTCTCAAGATGTGGCAGTTGGTTTTGAGCCCATTCGAAATGTCAACGATGCAACTGCGAAGACCCCCAACAAATTCTTATACTACTATGCTAAAACGAAATACGAGGGAGAAAAAGTGGTACTAGATGCAAATAAGGCCACATTACGAAATGGGGGCTTTTTAAGAACAATTGCTTTGCGTCCTTGCCCAATATACGGAGAAGGCGACCAACATGGAGTTACAGCGGGTATCCGAAGCGCTCATGATAACAAGGGCATTATGGTACGATTTGGGGATCCACAAGCCGTGTTCCAAGAAGCATACGCTGGGAACGTGGCCTGGGCACACCTTTTGGCGATGCGAAAATTAAAGGCTGTCGTCAGACAAGATATACTAGGGGAGGACGTTGATGCAACATCGGTAGATGGCAAAGCGTTTTTCATAATGGACGACACACCACCACAGAACGTTTTCGATTTCTGCAAACCATTTATAGAAGCACGAGGGCACAAAGTTTCCAACTACTCCATTCCATTCTGGGTGATGTACCTGGTCGCTTTgtttcttgaaatattttgttttctgttgtcGCCCATTAAAAGAATCAAAATCCCTTTTACCAGAGGATCGCTGTACTACATGAAACACGACCACTACTTCAACTACAGCGGTGCTCGCAAACATCTTGACTATCACCCAATTTACACACCCGAAGAAGCAAAACAACGCAGCATGGTATTTTACAAGGCCATTAAGTTCGACTGA